In a single window of the Salvelinus alpinus chromosome 15, SLU_Salpinus.1, whole genome shotgun sequence genome:
- the LOC139540362 gene encoding potassium voltage-gated channel subfamily A member 1-like, whose amino-acid sequence MTVVAGDNMDETAAVPGHPQDAYPPDHEDHDCCERVVINIAGMRFETQLKTLSQFPETLLGNPKKRMRYFDHLRNEYFFDRNRPSFDAILYYYQSGGRLRRPVNVPLDMFSEEIKFYELGVDAMEKFREDEGFVREEERPLPEKEFQRQIWLLFEHPESSGPARGIAIVSVMVILISIVIFCLETLPDLKEDPKGRFKTVGNHTFYYKPNILTDPFFIIETLCIIWFSFELIVRFFACPSKAVFSKNMMNIIDIVAIIPYFITLGTELAEDPEDQDEGMGEQATSLAILRVIRLVRVFRIFKLSRHSKGLQILGQTLKASMRELGLLIFFLFIGVILFSSAVYFAEAEEKGSFFGSIPEAFWWAVVSMTTVGYGDMVPVTIGGKIVGSLCAIAGVLTIALPVPVIVSNFNYFYHRETEGEEQAKLLEVSEPNISESNSSRRSSSTVSKSEYMEIDGDINNSIDNFREANLRTGNCTLANQNCVNKSKLLTDV is encoded by the coding sequence ATGACCGTTGTGGCAGGAGATAACATGGATGAGACCGCAGCCGTACCGGGGCACCCGCAGGACGCGTACCCCCCCGACCATGAAGACCACGACTGCTGCGAAAGAGTGGTCATCAACATAGCGGGGATGCGGTTCGAGACCCAGCTCAAAACTCTCTCCCAGTTCCCCGAGACATTGCTAGGCAACCCCAAGAAGAGGATGCGCTACTTTGACCACCTGAGAAACGAGTATTTCTTTGACAGAAACCGTCCCAGTTTCGATGCCATCCTCTACTATTACCAGTCCGGGGGAAGGCTGAGAAGGCCCGTCAACGTCCCGTTGGATATGTTCTCGGAAGAGATCAAGTTTTATGAGTTGGGAGTGGATGCCATGGAGAAATTCCGTGAGGATGAGGGCTTCGTCAGGGAGGAAGAACGTCCTTTACCTGAGAAGGAATTCCAGCGTCAGATCTGGCTGCTTTTTGAGCACCCAGAGAGCTCGGGTCCGGCCAGAGGGATTGCTATAGTATCTGTAATGGTAATTCTGATTTCCATAGTCATATTTTGTTTAGAGACTTTACCTGACTTGAAAGAGGATCCTAAGGGTCGGTTTAAGACTGTAGGGAATCATACCTTTTACTACAAACCAAACATCCTAACTGACCCTTTCTTCATTATTGAAACTCTTTGCATTATCTGGTTCTCGTTTGAGTTGATCGTGCGTTTTTTCGCGTGTCCAAGCAAGGCAGTCTTCTCCAAAAACATGATGAACATTATTGATATAGTGGCCATCATCCCTTACTTCATCACACTGGGCACGGAGCTGGCTGAGGACCCCGAAGACCAGGACGAGGGCATGGGGGAGCAGGCGACATCTCTGGCCATCCTCAGGGTAATCAGACTGGTCAGAGTGTTTAGAATCTTTAAGCTGTCACGACACTCCAAAGGATTGCAGATCCTGGGACAGACCCTCAAGGCCAGTATGCGCGAACTCGGATTGCTGATATTCTTCCTCTTCATCGGAGTCATCCTCTTCTCCAGCGCGGTGTACTTCGCAGAGGCCGAGGAGAAAGGGTCGTTCTTCGGCAGCATACCGGAAGCTTTCTGGTGGGCCGTGGTGTCTATGACAACTGTGGGCTATGGGGATATGGTGCCTGTCACTATAGGGGGCAAGATAGTGGGTTCCCTTTGCGCCATTGCTGGTGTGTTGACGATTGCGCTCCCAGTGCCTGTCATTGTGTCCAACTTCAACTACTTCTACCACAGGGAGACCGAGGGAGAGGAGCAGGCCAAACTCTTAGAAGTTAGTGAACCAAACATTAGTGAAAGCAACTCTAGTCGCCGCAGCTCGTCCACAGTCAGCAAATCCGAATACATGGAAATTGATGGAGACATTAATAATAGCATCGACAATTTTAGAGAGGCAAACCTCAGAACTGGCAATTGCACTCTAGCAAACCAAAACTGTGTAAATAAAAGCAAGCTGCTCACAGATGTGTAG